GACGGCGCCGGTTGCTGCGGCTTCGCGGCGACCCAGTCGGGGTTCAGCGCCACCAGGTCGCGCGCCATGCCGAGCGCCTGCGGGAGGTCGCGCGCGAACACGACGCGCTCGTGCGCGGCCTCCCACTGCGCGCGCGCGAAGACCCGGCGCGGCTCGGGCAGGGGTCCCGCCACGATGACCAGACGCCGCTCGCGCGTGAGGCGCGCGAGCGCGCTCTCGAGCGCGACGAGCCCGGTCGCGTCGATCACCGGCACGCGGCCGAGCCCCAGCACGACCACCTGGGCGCTGGCGCCGATGGCGTCGAGCGCCGCGACGGCCTTCTGCGCCGCGCCGAAGAAGAGCGGGCCGGCGATCTCGTAGACCGCGATGCTCGGCGGCAGCGCGCGGTCCTCGGCTTCCGGGCTCTCGTCGACGAGGATGCGGGCGCGGGTGAGGACCGCCATGCGGTTCATGAAGAGGAACGCCGCCAGGACCACGCCGACGCCCACCGCCATGACCATGTCGAACGCCACGGTCAGGGCGAAGCAGGTGACCAGGACGAAGACGTCGCTGCGCGGCGCCACACGCAGCATGTGCGCGACGTGCTGCCGGTCCGACATGTTCCAGGCGACGAGCAGCAGCAGCGCCGCCAGCGAGCCCATCGGCAGGTGCGCGACGAGCGGCGCCAGGACGAGGATCGCCCCGAGCACGACCGCGGCGTGGACGAGGGCCGCGACCGGCGAGCGTGCGCCGCTGCGGACGTTGGTCGCGGTGCGGGCGAGGGCGCCGGTCGCGGCGATGCCGCCGAAGAACGGTGCGATCACGTTGGCGAGCCCCTGGCCGACGAGCTCGGCGTCGGGGTCGTGACGCTTGCCGGTCATGCCGTCGGCAACCACCGCGGAGAGGAGCGACTCGATCGCCCCGAGCATGGCGATCGCCATCGCCGCCGGCAGCAGGGACGCCACCAGGTCGAAGCTCAGGTCGCCGCCCCAGGGCAGATGCGGCAGCGGCGGCAGCGGCGGGATGCCCACGAACGGATGGCCGTCGATCGTGCCGTGGAAGCGCGAGCCGATCGTCGCCACCGGCACGCCGAGGGCCCAGACGCAGGCGCCGACCAGCGCGAGCGCCACGAGCGGCCCCGGCACCCGCGGCACCAGGCGCGGCGCGACCAGGAGGAGCCCGAGCGTCGCCAGGGTGACGCCGAGCTCCACGGCCGACCACGTCCCGCGCGCCTGCCACAGCGCCGCGACCTTCTCCGGGAAGCGCTCCGGCAGGCGGTCGACGCGGAGCCCGAAGGCGTCCTTCAGCTGGAGCGTCGCGATCACCGTCGCGATGCCCGCGGTGAATCCGGTCGTCACCGGATAGGGGATGAACTCGACGAAGCGGC
The genomic region above belongs to bacterium and contains:
- the dauA gene encoding C4-dicarboxylic acid transporter DauA, whose translation is MPSRLRASLDGDQPPRPTTRPFAVGLRRALAAGYGAQDLRADLLAGSVVGIVAIPLSMALAIASGVPPQHGLYTAVVAGAVAALTGGSKFQVTGPTAAFVVVLAPIVGAHGLAGLLVAGLLAGLILVAMGVARLGRFVEFIPYPVTTGFTAGIATVIATLQLKDAFGLRVDRLPERFPEKVAALWQARGTWSAVELGVTLATLGLLLVAPRLVPRVPGPLVALALVGACVWALGVPVATIGSRFHGTIDGHPFVGIPPLPPLPHLPWGGDLSFDLVASLLPAAMAIAMLGAIESLLSAVVADGMTGKRHDPDAELVGQGLANVIAPFFGGIAATGALARTATNVRSGARSPVAALVHAAVVLGAILVLAPLVAHLPMGSLAALLLLVAWNMSDRQHVAHMLRVAPRSDVFVLVTCFALTVAFDMVMAVGVGVVLAAFLFMNRMAVLTRARILVDESPEAEDRALPPSIAVYEIAGPLFFGAAQKAVAALDAIGASAQVVVLGLGRVPVIDATGLVALESALARLTRERRLVIVAGPLPEPRRVFARAQWEAAHERVVFARDLPQALGMARDLVALNPDWVAAKPQQPAPSPRAS